From the genome of Delphinus delphis chromosome 8, mDelDel1.2, whole genome shotgun sequence, one region includes:
- the ALKBH3 gene encoding alpha-ketoglutarate-dependent dioxygenase alkB homolog 3 isoform X2, with translation MEDKRRRARVQGAWAGPAKSQAIAQPAPTAENHLQQRPGQTWMNKEHRLSDRQFVFKEPQEVVRRAPEPQVIDKEGVYEISLSPTGVSRVCLYPGFVDLKEADSVFEQLCQDVPWKQRTGIREDVTYQQPRLTAWYGELPYTYSRITLEPNPHWHPVLLMLKNQIEENTGHTFNSLLCNLYRNEKDSVDWHSDDEPSLGRCPIIASLSFGATRMFEMRKKPPPLTGLRTTRNHI, from the exons ATGGAGGACAAAAGACGGCGAGCCCGAGTGCAGGGAGCCTGGGCTGGCCCTGCTAAGAGCCAGGCCATTGCTCAGCCAG CTCCCACTGCTGAGAACCATCTCCAACAGAGACCTGGCCAAACCTGGATGAACAAGGAGCATCGTCTGTCTGACAGACAGTTTGTGTTCAAAGAACCCCAGGAG GTGGTACGCAGAGCCCCAGAGCCACAAGTGATCGA taAAGAGGGTGTGTATGAAATCAGCCTGTCACCCACAGGCGTATCTAG GGTGTGTTTGTATCCTGGCTTTGTTGACTTAAAAGAAGCCGACTCAGTATTTGAACAACTTTGTCAGGATGTTCCCTGGAAACAGAGGACTGGCATCAGAGAGG atgtAACTTACCAGCAACCAAGACTTACAGCATGGTATGGAGAACTTCCTTACACTTATTCAAGAATCACTTTGGAACCAAATCCTCAC TGGCATCCTGTGCTGCTCATGCTGAAGAACCAAATTGAAGAGAACACTGGCCACACCTTCAACTCCTTGCTTTGCAATCTTTACCGAAATGAGAAGGACAGCGTGGACTGGCATAGTGATGACGAACCTTCGTTGGGGAGGTGCCCCATCATTGCTTCACTCAGTTTTGGTGCCACACGCATGTTTGAGATGAGGAAGAAGCCCCCACCA
- the LOC132429184 gene encoding lactosylceramide 1,3-N-acetyl-beta-D-glucosaminyltransferase-like, with protein sequence MDVRMFVSGRRVKKWQFIQLFATCFVLSLMFFWIPIDNHIVSHMKSYSYRYLINSYNFVNDSLSLKRSEDGAPRYQYLINHEEKCQTQDILLLLFVKTAPENYSRRSAIRKTWGNEKYVRSELNANIKTLFVLGTPSDPLTRERLQRRLVWEDQMYNDIIQQGFADSFYNLTLKFLLQFSWANSFCPHAKFLMTADDDIFIHMPNLIEYLQSLERIGVQDFWIGRVHRGAPPVRDKSSKYYVSYEMYQWPAYPDYTAGAAYVISGDVAAKVYEASQTLNSSLYIDDVFMGLCANKIGIVPQYHVFFSGEGKTPYHPCIYEKMMTSHGHVEDLQDLWKDATDPRVKMISKGFFGQLYCRIIKIVLLCKLTCEDTYPCRAAFA encoded by the coding sequence ATGGACGTCAGAATGTTTGTTAGTGGCAGGAGAGTAAAAAAATGGcaatttattcagttatttgcCACTTGTTTTGTACTAAGCCTCATGTTCTTCTGGATACCGATCGATAACCACATCGTGAGCCACATGAAGTCCTACTCTTACAGATACCTCATAAATAGCTACAACTTTGTGAATGATAGCCTGTCTCTTAAGCGCAGCGAGGATGGGGCTCCTCGCTACCAGTACTTGATAAACCATGAGGAGAAGTGTCAAACACAAGACATCCTGCTCTTACTGTTTGTAAAGACTGCTCCTGAAAACTACAGTCGCCGTTCTGCCATTAGGAAAACATGGGGCAATGAGAAGTATGTTCGCTCTGAACTTAACGCCAACATTAAAACTCTGTTTGTCTTAGGAACACCTTCTGACCCACTGACAAGAGAAAGACTTCAGAGAAGACTGGTTTGGGAAGATCAGATGTACAATGATATAATTCAGCAAGGCTTTGCTGATTCTTTCTATAATCTTACTCTTAAATTTCTTCTGCAGTTCAGTTGGGCAAATAGCTTTTGTCCACATGCCAAATTCCTTATGACTGCTGATGATGACATATTTATTCACATGCCAAATCTTATTGAATACCTTCAGAGTTTAGAACGAATTGGTGTTCAAGACTTTTGGATTGGTCGTGTTCATCGTGGTGCCCCTCCCGTCAGAGACAAAAGCAGCAAATACTATGTCTCCTATGAAATGTACCAGTGGCCGGCTTACCCTGACTATACCGCAGGAGCCGCCTACGTGATCTCTGGTGATGTAGCCGCCAAAGTCTATGAGGCATCACAGACACTTAACTCTAGTCTTTACATAGACGATGTGTTCATGGgcctctgtgccaataaaatagGGATAGTACCACAGTACCATGTGTTTTTCTCTGGGGAAGGTAAAACTCCTTATCATCCCTGCATCTATGAAAAAATGATGACATCTCATGGGCATGTAGAAGACCTTCAGGACCTTTGGAAGGATGCCACAGACCCAAGagtaaaaatgatttcaaaaggTTTCTTTGGTCAATTATACTGCAGAATAATTAAGATAGTCCTCCTTTGCAAACTGACCTGTGAGGATACGTATCCGTGTAGGGCTGCCTTTGCCTAA